In a genomic window of Rhopalosiphum maidis isolate BTI-1 chromosome 4, ASM367621v3, whole genome shotgun sequence:
- the LOC113548021 gene encoding mitochondrial mRNA pseudouridine synthase Trub2 → MNNLSTSEKAFKLLNGVVCLYKPAGVHLSGCRHSLLLKLTQELNSCGVRFPENRVVISGDTTKELNVKLEPSFADNVLVVGPRYQTQDIKCIWTTHLGKRVSGVCVMGLNKGTKMVRNLQNNYPLRTYHLHGQLGIMTKNMHIDGQVIEKGRFDFVRRENVDKLMSTIQASNQKKMFELANVDTQTQTAYDLAIKGLIRPATSKIPLIYGIKCISLDLPNFIIEINVINEYENYLLSLVHEIGLKLRCSATCTAIRCIRYSSFTIQQALLMKHWTLQFVLENMRECNASYKQMSKLPSFITEQSYFESNQKMSGVQ, encoded by the exons atGAATAATCTGTCGACTAGTGAAAAAGCATTTAAACTTTTGAATGGTGTCGTGTGTTTATATAAACCAGCTGGAGTTCATCTTAGCGGTTGTCGCCATTCATTGCTGTTAAAGTTAACACAAG agttGAATTCATGCGGTGTTAGATTTCCAGAAAATCGTGTTGTCATTTCCGGAGATACTACAAAAGaacttaatgtaaaattagagCCCAGTTTTGCAGATAATGTACTTGTTGTTGGTCCCAGGTACCAAACCCaagatattaaatgtatatggaCTACTCATTTGGGAAAGCGTGTGTCGGGCGTTTGTG tcATGGGGCTAAATAAGGGTACTAAAATGGTAAGAAATCTTCAAAACAACTATCCATTGCGAACATATCATTTACATGGACAATTAGGAATTATGACCAAGAATATGCACATCGATGGTCAAGTTATTGAAAAGGGACGTTTTGATTTTGTGAGACgtgaaaatgttgataaacttATGTCTACAATACAGGCATCAAATCAAAAAAAGATGTTTGA ACTGGCCAATGTAGACACTCAAACTCAAACAGCTTATGATTTGGCCATAAAAGGGTTGATCCGGCCAGCAACTTCTAAAATTCCTTTAATTTATGGAATTAAATGCATAAGTCTAGATTTACCGAATTTTATCATTG aaattaatgttattaatgaatatgaaaattatttattatcattagtacATGAAATAGGACTTAAGTTGAGATGTTCAGCGACATGTACTGCTATACGCTGTATAAGATATTCATCATTTACCATTCAACAAGCACTCTTAATGAAACATTGGACTCTTCAATTTGTGTTAGAAAATATGAGAGAATGTAATGCATCATACAAACAAATGAGTAAACTACCTTCATTCATTACTGAACAATCTTATTTTGAATCTAATCAAAAAATGAGTggtgtacaataa
- the LOC113548252 gene encoding gametocyte-specific factor 1 homolog translates to MESVHLGQNTKSNVVHCPFNISHTMPQKTLLLHLTKCPDKKPNQSICTFNNLHVVHSSLIKEHEEQCPNRLNFDQILYKTTDDKIAITYKGKVEPFEDSTWDDDDSNINKKAQGVSENTIINQTGYFMKPQLGLTKSERKKFRQKAQQTLSNVDLSYNPNLNINDRQNSKSNAGKLTNQSDQSMNRGLFFGKKPNT, encoded by the exons atggaATCGGT acatttgGGTCAGAATACAAAATCAAATGTTGTTCATTGTCCATTCAACATATCCCACACAATGCCACAGAAAActcttttattacatttaacaaaatgCCCAGACAAGAAACCAAATCAAAGTATATGCACTTTTAATAACCTCCATGTGGTTCATTCttcattaataaaa GAACATGAAGAACAGTGTCCAAACcgtttgaattttgatcaaatattatacaaaaccaCAGATGATAAGATTGCGATCACTTATAAAGGTAAAGTGGAACCTTTTGAAGATTCAACGTGGGATGAT GACGATTcaaacatcaataaaaaagCTCAAGGTGTTAGCGAAAACACAATCATAAACCAGACCGGATATTTTATGAAACCGCAATTGGGTCTTACAAAGTCAGAGCGCAAGAAATTTCGTCAGAAAGCTCAACAAACTCTGTCAAATGTTGACTTATCATATAATCCTAACTTGAATATAAATGAT agacaAAATTCTAAATCAAATGCTGGCAAATTA ACTAATCAAAGTGATCAAAGTATGAATCGTGGATTATTTTTTGGAAAGAAACCAaacacttaa